A window of the Rhodoferax sp. GW822-FHT02A01 genome harbors these coding sequences:
- a CDS encoding heme utilization protein: MASNISGFSTAVIASFTTQYIQSLTTDDIASLRTDQVQALTTAQIQALTTKQIQALTSTELIALTTNQVAAIETADIAALKTSQITALETADLASLTTAQVQAITTAGVAALTTSQVQAITTTQIAALATNQTQALTTSQVATLTSAQVQNITTADIAALKTNQIAALTTTGVVALTTNQVQAITTTDVAALTTAQVASLTTDQVIALNTNQVQAVTTAGIQALSTSQVVAIETVDVAALKTAQVAALTTSQAVALTTNQVIALTTTGVQALTTAQLQALTTNQVVAIETVDVAALKTAQVQAITTAGVAALTTNQVQAITTADVAALTTNQIAALTTNQVIALNTNQVQAVTTAGVQALSTGQVAAIETVDVAVLKTNQISAITTSGVQALTTAQVQAISTADVAALTTAQVAALTTNQIVALTTSQMPAFTTAGIQALSTAQNVAIETLDIAALKTSQVAALTTAQVAALTTDQIIALTTAQIQALTTAQLQALTTNQVVAIETADVAALKTAQVQAITTAGVAALTTNQVRAITTADVAALTTNQIAALTTTQVGVLTTSQTQAVTTAGIQALTSAQVQSVTTADIAALKTNQIAALTTTGVVALTTNQVQAITTTDVAALTTAQVASLTTDQVIALNTNQVQAVTTAGIQALSTSQVVAIETVDVAALKTAQVAALTTSQAVALTTNQVIALTTAGVQALTTAQLQALTTNQVVAIETVDVAALKTAQVQAITTAGVAALTTNQVQAITTADVAALTTNQIAALTTTQVGVLTTSQTQAVTTAGIQALTSAQVQSVTTADIAALKTNQIAALTTSGVVALTTNQVQAITTTDVAALTTAQVASLTTDQVIALNTNQVQAVTTAGIQALSTSQVVAIQTADVAALKTNQVAALTTASVAALTTNQIGALTTSQAQAVTTAGIQALTSTQVQNITTADIAALKTNQIAALTTSGVVALTTNQVQAITTTDVAALTTAQVASLTTDQVIALNTNQVQAVTTAGIQALSTSQVVAIETVDVAALKTNQVAALTTSQAVALTTNQVIALTTAGVQALTTAQLQVLTTNQVVAIETVDVAALKTAQVQAITTAGVAALTTNQVQAITTADVAALTTNQIAALTTNQVVALNTNQVQAVTTAGVQALSTGQVAAIETVDVAVLKTNQISAITTSGVQALTTAQVQAISTADVAALTTAQVAALTTNQIVALTTSQMPAFTTAGIQALSTAQNVAIETLDIAALKTSQVAALTTAQVAALTTDQIIALTTAQIQALTTAQLQALTTNQVVAIETADVAALKTAQVQAITTAGVAALTTNQVRAITTADVAALTTNQIAALTTTQVGVLTTSQAQAVTTAGIQALTSAQVQSVTTADIAALKTNQIAALTTSGVVALTTNQVQAITTTDVAALTTAQVASLTTDQVIALNTNQVQAVTTAGIQALSTSQVVAIETVDVAALKTNQVAALTTSQAVALTTNQVIALTTAGVQALTTAQLQVLTTNQVVAIETVDVAALKTAQVQAITTAGVAALTTNQVQAITTADVAALTTNQVAALTTNQVVALNTNQVQAVTTAGIQALTSAQVQSVTTADIAALKTNQIAALTTSGVVALTTNQVQAITTTDVAALTTAQVASLTTDQVIALNTNQVQAVTTAGIQALSTSQVVAIQTADVAALKTNQVAALTTASVAALTTNQIGALTTSQAQAVTTAGIQALTSTQVQNITTADIAALKTNQIAALTTSGVVALTTNQVQAITTTDVAALTTAQVASLTTDQVIALNTNQVQAVTTAGIQALSTSQVVAIETVDVAALKTAQVAALTTSQAVALTTNQVIALTTAGVQALTTAQLQALTTNQVVAIETVDVAALKTAQVQAITTAGVAALTTNQVQAITTADVAALTTNQIAALTTNQVVALNTNQVQAVTTAGVQALSTSQVVAIETVDVAALKTAQVQAITTAGVAALTTAQVQAITTAGVAALNTNQIAALTTNQVVALNTNQVQAITTTGVQALSTSQVVAIETADVAALKTNQVAALTTAQAVALTTDQVIALTTAGVQALTTAQLQALTTNQVVAIETVDVAALKTAQIQAITTAGVAALTTAQVQAISTADVAALQTNQVAALTTDQVIALSTNQVQAVTTAGIQALSTSQVVAIQTVDVAALKTAQIQAITTAGVVALTTAQIQAITTADVAALTTSQVRALTTNQIVALTTNQVQALTTVQMAALTTSQVASIETVDIAALKTSQVAALQTAEVVALTTDQVVALTTAQAMALTTSQVAALTTAQIASIETTDLVALKTSQIQAITTAGIAALTTQQVAMLTTMQVAALTTAQTAAFTTAQGPALGLGTPIVLDLNGDGVKTKSAADGVNFDLFATGTKVSTGWVSSSDGLLVMDRNGDGQINDGSELFGSSTTLSNGTKATDGYQALRELDSNGDGVIDKKDAAFANLRVWIDANSDGISEKGEVVTLDSLGITSISTNATVAPTKDNGNLIGMTSTFERNGTTQTAADVWFVADKAAALAGTSQPVASVTTAVSEPTTQVTAASTPIALDWNVALAPAATQTATAASPAPVPQVAGTVDLRTQVSGIAQAISAFAGDAAAGTADTPKLNVATSSSGSGVALTAVSMADVMKQFDANGNLLATQGTSANALNGVPSLTATQDPNAAGALAAATPKPTGS, encoded by the coding sequence ATGGCTAGCAATATCAGTGGTTTCTCGACAGCAGTCATTGCATCCTTCACGACGCAATATATACAGTCGTTGACGACTGACGACATTGCCTCCCTGAGAACGGATCAGGTCCAAGCGCTCACCACCGCCCAGATTCAAGCGCTGACCACCAAGCAAATCCAGGCCCTCACCAGCACCGAACTGATTGCCCTGACCACCAACCAGGTGGCCGCCATTGAAACCGCGGACATTGCAGCCCTCAAGACAAGCCAGATCACCGCCCTTGAAACGGCAGACCTGGCTTCCCTGACCACAGCGCAAGTGCAGGCCATCACCACCGCCGGTGTGGCAGCACTCACCACCAGCCAGGTGCAGGCGATCACCACCACCCAGATTGCCGCCCTTGCCACCAACCAGACCCAGGCACTTACCACCAGCCAGGTAGCCACGCTGACGAGCGCACAGGTGCAGAACATCACCACGGCGGACATTGCAGCGCTGAAGACGAACCAGATTGCGGCGCTGACGACCACGGGCGTGGTGGCCCTGACGACCAACCAGGTGCAGGCGATCACGACCACGGACGTGGCAGCCTTGACGACGGCGCAGGTAGCGTCCTTGACGACTGACCAAGTGATTGCGCTCAACACCAACCAGGTGCAGGCAGTCACCACTGCGGGTATCCAGGCGCTGTCGACCAGCCAGGTGGTGGCGATTGAGACAGTGGATGTGGCCGCGCTCAAGACAGCACAGGTTGCAGCACTGACCACCAGCCAGGCCGTGGCATTGACCACGAACCAGGTGATTGCCCTGACGACGACCGGTGTGCAGGCCCTGACGACGGCCCAGCTGCAGGCGCTGACCACCAACCAGGTGGTGGCGATCGAGACGGTGGACGTGGCCGCGCTGAAGACCGCGCAGGTACAGGCCATCACCACAGCTGGTGTGGCAGCGCTGACGACCAACCAGGTGCAGGCGATCACCACGGCAGACGTGGCGGCCCTCACGACCAACCAGATTGCGGCGCTGACGACCAACCAGGTGATAGCGCTGAACACCAACCAGGTGCAGGCAGTGACCACCGCGGGCGTGCAGGCGCTGAGCACAGGTCAGGTGGCGGCCATCGAGACGGTGGACGTTGCAGTCCTCAAGACCAACCAGATATCGGCCATCACCACCTCGGGCGTGCAGGCCCTGACCACGGCCCAGGTGCAAGCCATCAGCACAGCAGATGTGGCAGCGCTGACGACCGCACAAGTGGCCGCGCTCACGACCAACCAGATCGTGGCGCTGACGACCAGCCAGATGCCGGCGTTCACCACGGCGGGCATCCAGGCGCTGAGCACGGCCCAGAACGTGGCCATCGAGACGCTGGACATTGCGGCCCTCAAGACCTCGCAGGTGGCAGCTTTGACCACGGCGCAGGTGGCAGCACTCACGACCGATCAGATCATTGCCCTGACCACGGCCCAGATCCAGGCCCTGACTACGGCCCAGCTGCAGGCGCTGACCACCAACCAGGTGGTGGCGATCGAGACGGCGGATGTGGCAGCGCTCAAAACAGCACAGGTACAGGCCATCACCACAGCCGGTGTGGCAGCTCTGACGACCAACCAGGTACGGGCCATCACCACGGCAGACGTGGCCGCGCTCACGACCAACCAGATTGCGGCGCTGACGACCACCCAGGTGGGCGTGCTCACCACCAGCCAGACCCAGGCGGTAACCACTGCCGGCATCCAGGCGCTGACGAGCGCGCAGGTGCAGAGCGTCACCACAGCGGACATTGCAGCGCTGAAGACGAACCAGATTGCGGCGCTGACGACCACGGGCGTGGTGGCACTGACGACCAACCAGGTGCAAGCGATCACGACCACGGACGTGGCGGCCTTGACGACGGCGCAGGTAGCGTCTTTGACGACCGACCAGGTGATTGCACTCAACACCAACCAGGTGCAGGCAGTGACCACTGCGGGCATCCAGGCGCTCTCGACCAGCCAGGTGGTGGCGATTGAGACAGTGGATGTGGCCGCGCTCAAGACAGCACAGGTTGCAGCACTGACCACCAGCCAGGCCGTGGCATTGACCACGAACCAGGTGATTGCCCTGACGACGGCCGGAGTGCAGGCGCTGACGACGGCCCAGCTGCAGGCGCTGACCACCAACCAGGTGGTGGCGATCGAGACGGTGGATGTGGCGGCGCTGAAGACTGCGCAGGTGCAAGCCATCACCACCGCCGGTGTGGCAGCGCTGACGACCAACCAGGTGCAGGCGATCACCACGGCAGACGTGGCGGCCCTCACGACCAACCAGATTGCGGCGCTGACGACCACCCAGGTGGGCGTACTCACCACCAGCCAGACCCAGGCAGTGACCACTGCCGGTATCCAGGCACTGACGAGCGCGCAGGTGCAGAGCGTCACCACGGCGGACATTGCCGCGCTGAAGACGAACCAGATCGCGGCACTGACGACCTCGGGCGTGGTGGCACTGACGACCAACCAGGTGCAGGCGATCACGACCACGGACGTGGCGGCACTGACGACGGCGCAGGTAGCGTCCTTGACGACTGACCAGGTGATTGCGCTCAACACCAACCAGGTGCAGGCAGTCACCACTGCGGGTATCCAGGCGCTGTCCACCAGCCAGGTAGTGGCGATCCAGACAGCGGATGTGGCCGCGCTCAAGACCAATCAGGTTGCAGCGCTCACCACGGCAAGTGTTGCTGCGCTGACGACCAATCAGATCGGTGCGCTGACCACCAGCCAGGCTCAGGCAGTGACCACTGCCGGTATCCAGGCTCTGACGAGCACGCAGGTTCAGAACATCACGACAGCGGACATTGCCGCGCTGAAGACGAACCAGATCGCGGCGCTGACGACTTCGGGCGTGGTGGCACTGACGACCAACCAGGTGCAAGCGATCACGACCACGGACGTGGCGGCCTTGACGACGGCGCAGGTAGCGTCCTTGACGACCGACCAGGTGATTGCGCTCAACACTAACCAGGTGCAGGCAGTGACCACTGCGGGCATCCAGGCGCTGTCGACCAGCCAGGTGGTGGCGATTGAGACGGTGGATGTGGCCGCGCTCAAGACCAATCAGGTTGCAGCGCTCACCACCAGCCAGGCTGTGGCATTGACCACGAACCAGGTGATTGCCCTGACGACGGCCGGAGTGCAGGCCCTGACCACGGCCCAGCTGCAGGTGCTCACTACGAACCAGGTGGTGGCGATCGAGACGGTGGATGTGGCGGCTCTGAAGACTGCGCAGGTCCAGGCCATCACCACAGCCGGTGTGGCAGCGCTCACGACCAACCAGGTGCAGGCGATCACCACGGCAGACGTGGCGGCCCTCACGACCAACCAGATTGCGGCCTTGACGACCAACCAGGTGGTGGCACTGAACACCAATCAGGTGCAGGCAGTGACCACCGCGGGCGTGCAGGCGCTGAGCACAGGTCAGGTGGCGGCCATCGAGACGGTGGACGTTGCAGTCCTCAAGACCAACCAGATATCGGCCATCACCACCTCGGGCGTGCAGGCCCTGACCACGGCCCAGGTGCAAGCCATCAGCACAGCAGATGTGGCAGCGCTGACGACCGCACAAGTGGCCGCGCTCACGACCAACCAGATCGTGGCGCTGACGACCAGCCAGATGCCGGCGTTCACCACGGCGGGCATCCAGGCGCTGAGCACGGCCCAGAACGTGGCCATCGAGACGCTGGACATTGCGGCCCTCAAGACCTCGCAGGTGGCAGCTTTGACCACGGCGCAGGTGGCAGCACTCACGACCGATCAGATCATTGCCCTGACCACGGCCCAGATCCAGGCCCTGACTACGGCCCAGCTGCAGGCGCTGACCACCAACCAGGTGGTGGCGATCGAGACAGCGGATGTGGCAGCGCTGAAGACCGCGCAGGTACAGGCCATCACCACCGCCGGTGTGGCAGCCCTCACGACCAACCAGGTGCGGGCCATCACCACGGCAGACGTGGCCGCGCTCACGACCAACCAGATTGCGGCGCTGACGACCACCCAGGTGGGCGTGCTCACCACCAGCCAGGCTCAGGCAGTGACCACTGCCGGTATCCAGGCACTGACGAGCGCACAGGTGCAGAGCGTCACCACGGCGGACATTGCAGCGCTGAAGACGAACCAGATCGCGGCGCTGACGACTTCGGGCGTGGTGGCACTGACGACCAACCAGGTGCAAGCGATCACGACCACGGACGTGGCGGCCTTGACGACGGCGCAGGTAGCGTCCTTGACGACCGACCAGGTGATTGCGCTCAACACCAACCAGGTGCAGGCAGTGACCACTGCGGGCATCCAGGCGCTGTCGACCAGCCAGGTGGTGGCGATTGAGACGGTGGATGTGGCCGCGCTCAAGACCAATCAGGTTGCAGCGCTCACCACCAGCCAGGCTGTGGCATTGACCACGAACCAGGTGATTGCCCTGACGACGGCCGGAGTGCAGGCCCTGACCACGGCCCAGCTGCAGGTGCTCACTACGAACCAGGTGGTGGCGATCGAGACGGTGGATGTGGCGGCTCTGAAGACTGCGCAGGTACAGGCCATCACCACCGCCGGAGTGGCAGCGCTGACGACCAACCAGGTGCAGGCGATCACCACGGCAGACGTGGCGGCCCTCACGACCAACCAGGTTGCGGCGCTGACGACCAACCAGGTGGTGGCACTGAACACCAACCAGGTGCAGGCAGTGACCACTGCCGGTATCCAGGCACTGACGAGCGCGCAGGTGCAGAGCGTCACCACGGCGGACATTGCCGCGCTGAAGACGAACCAGATCGCGGCACTGACGACCTCGGGCGTGGTGGCACTGACGACCAACCAGGTGCAGGCGATCACGACCACGGACGTGGCGGCACTGACGACGGCGCAGGTAGCGTCCTTGACGACTGACCAGGTGATTGCGCTCAACACCAACCAGGTGCAGGCAGTCACCACTGCGGGTATCCAGGCGCTGTCCACCAGCCAGGTAGTGGCGATCCAGACAGCGGATGTGGCCGCGCTCAAGACCAATCAGGTTGCAGCGCTCACCACGGCAAGTGTTGCTGCGCTGACGACCAATCAGATCGGTGCGCTGACCACCAGCCAGGCTCAGGCAGTGACCACTGCCGGTATCCAGGCTCTGACGAGCACGCAGGTTCAGAACATCACGACAGCGGACATTGCCGCGCTGAAGACGAACCAGATCGCGGCGCTGACGACTTCGGGCGTGGTGGCACTGACGACCAACCAGGTGCAAGCGATCACGACCACAGACGTGGCGGCCTTGACGACGGCGCAGGTAGCGTCTTTGACGACCGACCAGGTGATTGCACTCAACACCAACCAGGTGCAGGCAGTGACCACTGCGGGCATCCAGGCGCTCTCGACCAGCCAGGTGGTGGCGATTGAGACAGTGGATGTGGCCGCGCTCAAGACAGCACAGGTTGCAGCACTGACCACCAGCCAGGCCGTGGCATTGACCACGAACCAGGTGATTGCCCTGACGACGGCCGGAGTGCAGGCGCTGACGACGGCCCAGCTGCAGGCGCTGACCACCAACCAGGTGGTGGCGATCGAGACGGTGGATGTGGCGGCTCTGAAGACTGCGCAGGTACAGGCCATCACCACCGCCGGAGTGGCAGCGCTCACGACCAACCAGGTGCAGGCGATCACCACGGCAGACGTGGCGGCCCTCACGACCAACCAGATTGCGGCCTTGACGACCAACCAGGTGGTGGCACTGAACACCAACCAGGTGCAGGCGGTGACCACCGCGGGCGTGCAGGCGCTTTCCACCAGCCAAGTTGTGGCGATTGAGACGGTGGATGTGGCCGCGCTCAAGACAGCGCAGGTCCAGGCCATCACCACAGCCGGTGTGGCAGCCCTCACGACAGCGCAGGTCCAGGCGATCACTACCGCCGGCGTAGCGGCTCTGAACACCAACCAGATTGCGGCGCTGACGACCAACCAGGTGGTGGCGCTGAACACCAACCAGGTGCAGGCAATCACCACTACGGGCGTGCAGGCGCTCTCCACCAGCCAGGTGGTGGCGATTGAGACGGCGGATGTCGCGGCACTCAAGACCAACCAGGTCGCAGCCCTGACGACAGCCCAGGCGGTGGCATTGACCACGGACCAGGTGATCGCCCTGACCACGGCAGGCGTGCAAGCACTGACTACAGCTCAGTTGCAGGCGCTCACTACCAACCAGGTGGTGGCGATCGAGACGGTGGACGTTGCAGCGCTGAAGACGGCGCAGATCCAGGCCATCACCACAGCCGGTGTGGCGGCGCTGACGACAGCGCAGGTGCAGGCGATTTCCACCGCGGACGTGGCCGCACTGCAGACCAACCAGGTTGCGGCGCTGACAACCGACCAGGTGATTGCGCTCAGCACCAACCAGGTGCAGGCAGTCACCACTGCGGGTATCCAGGCGCTGTCCACCAGCCAGGTGGTGGCAATCCAGACGGTGGATGTGGCAGCACTCAAGACGGCACAGATCCAGGCGATCACCACGGCGGGCGTAGTGGCTCTGACGACGGCGCAGATCCAGGCGATCACCACGGCAGACGTGGCAGCGCTCACGACCAGCCAGGTGCGGGCACTCACGACCAACCAGATCGTGGCGCTCACGACCAATCAGGTGCAGGCCTTGACCACGGTCCAGATGGCAGCGCTCACGACATCGCAGGTGGCCTCCATTGAAACAGTGGACATTGCAGCGCTCAAGACATCCCAGGTCGCTGCACTGCAAACTGCGGAAGTGGTGGCGCTCACGACCGATCAGGTCGTGGCGTTGACGACGGCGCAGGCCATGGCGCTGACGACCAGCCAGGTCGCGGCATTGACGACCGCGCAGATTGCAAGCATTGAGACGACCGACCTGGTTGCCCTCAAGACCTCGCAGATCCAGGCCATCACGACGGCAGGAATCGCAGCGTTGACGACGCAACAAGTGGCCATGCTGACCACCATGCAGGTGGCGGCGCTGACAACGGCGCAGACTGCGGCGTTTACCACCGCACAGGGACCGGCCCTGGGATTGGGTACGCCTATCGTGCTGGACTTGAATGGCGATGGCGTCAAGACCAAGAGTGCTGCCGATGGTGTGAACTTCGACCTGTTTGCCACCGGTACCAAGGTCTCCACAGGCTGGGTCTCCAGCAGCGATGGTCTGCTGGTGATGGATCGCAATGGCGATGGACAGATCAACGACGGCTCTGAGCTGTTCGGCTCGTCCACCACCTTGTCCAACGGCACCAAGGCGACCGACGGTTATCAGGCCCTGAGGGAGCTGGATAGCAATGGCGATGGTGTTATCGACAAGAAAGATGCTGCCTTTGCCAACCTGCGTGTCTGGATAGATGCCAACTCCGACGGCATCTCCGAGAAGGGCGAGGTGGTGACGCTGGACTCCCTGGGAATCACCAGCATCAGCACAAATGCGACCGTGGCACCGACCAAGGACAACGGTAACCTGATCGGCATGACTTCCACGTTTGAGAGGAACGGCACGACGCAGACCGCGGCGGACGTCTGGTTCGTGGCGGACAAGGCAGCGGCTTTGGCTGGCACCTCGCAACCTGTGGCTTCTGTTACCACTGCGGTTTCGGAGCCGACTACGCAGGTGACTGCGGCAAGCACGCCGATTGCGCTGGACTGGAACGTGGCCCTTGCACCGGCTGCTACACAGACTGCAACGGCTGCATCGCCGGCACCGGTTCCGCAAGTTGCCGGTACGGTCGACTTGCGAACCCAGGTGAGCGGCATTGCACAGGCCATCAGCGCATTTGCCGGGGACGCTGCGGCGGGAACGGCGGATACGCCCAAACTCAATGTTGCAACCAGCAGCAGTGGAAGTGGGGTGGCGCTGACGGCGGTGAGCATGGCCGACGTGATGAAGCAATTCGACGCGAACGGCAACTTGCTGGCGACGCAGGGTACATCGGCAAACGCGCTCAACGGTGTGCCAAGCCTGACGGCGACGCAGGATCCGAACGCGGCGGGAGCGCTGGCGGCGGCTACGCCGAAGCCAACAGGCAGCTGA
- a CDS encoding efflux transporter outer membrane subunit, producing MLSRWGSLLLVLLLAACAQPSEYVRPELPVPTQWPGVAGDPQEVSRIHWRQYFVDPRLHALIESALKNNRDLRIAVGRVQEAKAQYGIAQADRYPSVNLLSSAAFTGVPESLSSTTTAERYDLGVSSISYEVDFWGRIAGLTESARNSYLATEEAQKAFQVSLIADIATTYFTLLQLDEQIAFATKTLQSRAQSLDLVKKGRDAGGAYDLEVEQAQGLQESARAALDAYGHQRNTTVNRLNYLVGEVVPDLPPPLPFDSQGFGEVIIPGLPSDVLLLRPDVIAAEKRLLAAHANIDAARAAFMPKVLLTTSLGVASAGLSSLFSGAAWTFQPLISAPLFDGGRLTGGKELAEARKVIAVADYEKTIQMAFREVADLLSARGSLARQMRSARINEKSQQRLLDIAQARHNIGLTGYNDVLERQRDLVAAQQITLQLRRSQLETAAQLYKALGGGA from the coding sequence ATGTTGAGCCGTTGGGGTTCTCTGCTTCTGGTATTGCTCCTGGCGGCCTGCGCCCAGCCGTCGGAATATGTGCGCCCGGAACTGCCCGTGCCCACCCAGTGGCCCGGGGTGGCGGGCGACCCGCAAGAGGTGTCGCGCATCCACTGGCGCCAGTACTTCGTGGATCCGCGTTTGCATGCGCTGATCGAATCAGCGCTCAAGAACAACCGCGACCTGCGTATTGCCGTGGGGCGGGTGCAGGAGGCGAAGGCGCAATACGGAATCGCCCAGGCAGACCGGTATCCCAGTGTCAACCTGCTCAGCAGCGCCGCCTTTACGGGAGTGCCCGAGAGTCTGTCCAGCACCACCACCGCAGAGCGCTACGATCTGGGCGTGTCGTCGATTTCCTACGAGGTGGACTTCTGGGGGCGCATTGCCGGATTGACCGAATCGGCCCGAAACAGCTATCTGGCGACCGAAGAGGCGCAAAAGGCGTTTCAGGTATCGCTGATCGCCGACATTGCTACGACTTACTTTACGCTACTGCAGCTCGACGAGCAGATTGCCTTTGCCACGAAGACACTGCAGTCGCGCGCCCAGAGTCTGGATTTGGTCAAGAAAGGCAGAGACGCCGGCGGTGCCTATGACTTGGAGGTCGAGCAGGCCCAAGGGCTGCAGGAGTCGGCGCGCGCCGCGCTGGATGCATACGGACACCAGCGCAACACCACGGTGAATCGCCTGAATTACCTGGTGGGAGAGGTGGTCCCGGACTTGCCGCCTCCCTTGCCATTCGACAGCCAGGGCTTTGGCGAGGTGATCATTCCCGGTCTGCCCAGTGATGTGCTGCTGCTGCGCCCCGACGTGATTGCCGCCGAAAAGCGGTTGCTGGCGGCGCATGCCAATATTGATGCGGCGCGCGCAGCGTTCATGCCCAAGGTGCTTCTGACCACCAGCCTGGGTGTGGCCAGCGCGGGACTGTCCAGCCTGTTCAGTGGCGCGGCCTGGACGTTCCAGCCCCTGATTTCCGCACCGCTGTTTGACGGCGGGCGTCTGACCGGCGGCAAGGAGCTGGCCGAGGCGCGCAAGGTGATTGCGGTGGCCGACTACGAAAAAACCATCCAGATGGCGTTTCGCGAAGTCGCTGACCTGTTGTCGGCCAGGGGTTCGCTGGCACGCCAGATGCGCTCCGCGAGGATCAACGAGAAGTCGCAGCAACGGCTGCTGGACATCGCGCAGGCGCGCCACAACATCGGGCTGACCGGATATAACGACGTACTGGAGCGCCAGCGTGATCTGGTTGCCGCCCAGCAGATCACCTTGCAACTCAGGCGCTCCCAGCTGGAGACGGCTGCACAACTCTACAAAGCCCTGGGCGGTGGAGCCTGA
- a CDS encoding tetratricopeptide repeat protein, whose protein sequence is MTPDATYAESVTRAWQKTMDFSSLLETASSLEAAGQPHLAAVLYQTWLSRNESPYAYAAHFNCALSLANAGDLQGAEAAYRKSIEIHPGFAQPRLNLGMLYERMGRPEQALQEWIWVEQNISAAQKENVPFVVMALNNLGRLQESRKQFADAYAYLTRSLAIDPNQPDALHHWVHIRQKQCIWPVYAELPGISLQAMQQATSALAMLSISDDPAAQLAAARRFVQKKVAAPTRVLAPGGGYGHKKLRIAYASSDFCLHPVSMLMVELFELHDRSQVEVYGYCWSPEDGSAMRQRVIAAMDHFHRIDALSDADAAELIRSHEIDVLIDLQGQTSGARPNMLGLRPAPIQITYLGLPATTGLPSIDYVIADPFLIPQEFAPFYSEKPLYMPDIYQVSDRKRLVGAIPTRAQCNLPEDAFVFCSLNNNYKYTSEVFDTWMRILTRTPGSVLWLLSDNRWAQENICKEAAARGIGPERLVFGGRLSPENYLAQYACADLFLDTFPFNAGTTANDALWMELPLLTYCGRSFASRMAGALLTAAGLPELITYNLQAYEEKAVDLAHDPDHCKALKTQLAEVKKSGVLFNTPLFARNLEDRLRTLVAGLQTASVQ, encoded by the coding sequence ATGACCCCAGACGCTACGTACGCCGAATCTGTCACCCGTGCCTGGCAGAAGACCATGGACTTCTCCAGTCTGCTGGAGACCGCAAGCAGCCTGGAGGCGGCGGGGCAACCACACCTGGCTGCGGTGCTGTACCAGACCTGGCTCAGCCGCAATGAGTCGCCCTACGCCTATGCCGCACATTTCAACTGCGCGCTATCCCTGGCCAACGCCGGCGACTTGCAGGGCGCCGAGGCGGCCTACCGCAAGTCCATAGAAATCCATCCCGGCTTTGCCCAACCGCGGCTGAACCTGGGCATGCTGTACGAACGCATGGGAAGACCGGAGCAGGCGCTGCAGGAGTGGATTTGGGTCGAACAAAACATCAGCGCGGCACAAAAGGAGAACGTTCCCTTTGTCGTGATGGCCCTGAACAACCTGGGCCGCTTGCAGGAAAGCCGCAAACAGTTTGCCGATGCCTATGCCTATCTGACCCGCAGCCTGGCCATTGACCCCAACCAGCCGGACGCCCTGCACCACTGGGTGCACATACGACAGAAGCAGTGCATCTGGCCGGTGTACGCGGAACTTCCGGGTATCAGCCTGCAAGCCATGCAACAGGCTACCTCTGCCCTGGCCATGCTCAGCATTTCCGACGACCCGGCTGCCCAGCTCGCCGCCGCCCGGCGGTTTGTGCAGAAGAAAGTGGCGGCCCCGACTCGCGTGCTGGCACCGGGTGGCGGCTACGGTCACAAAAAACTGCGCATTGCCTACGCCTCGTCGGACTTCTGCCTGCATCCGGTCTCCATGCTGATGGTGGAGCTCTTTGAGCTGCACGACCGCTCGCAGGTGGAGGTGTACGGCTATTGCTGGAGTCCCGAGGATGGCTCCGCCATGCGCCAGCGCGTGATTGCCGCCATGGACCACTTTCACCGCATTGACGCACTCAGTGATGCAGACGCGGCCGAGCTGATCCGTTCCCACGAGATTGACGTGCTGATCGACCTGCAGGGCCAGACGTCCGGCGCCCGGCCCAACATGCTGGGTCTGCGCCCGGCGCCCATCCAGATCACCTACCTGGGATTGCCAGCCACGACCGGGCTGCCTTCGATTGACTATGTGATCGCCGATCCGTTCCTGATTCCGCAGGAGTTTGCGCCTTTCTATTCGGAAAAGCCGCTGTACATGCCGGACATCTACCAGGTCAGCGACCGCAAGCGACTGGTCGGCGCCATTCCAACACGGGCCCAATGCAATCTGCCGGAAGACGCCTTTGTGTTCTGCTCGCTCAACAACAACTACAAGTACACATCCGAGGTGTTTGATACCTGGATGCGCATCCTGACGCGCACACCGGGCAGCGTGCTGTGGCTACTCTCCGACAACCGCTGGGCGCAGGAAAACATCTGCAAGGAAGCGGCGGCGCGCGGCATTGGGCCGGAGCGTCTGGTCTTTGGCGGACGTCTGTCGCCGGAAAACTATCTGGCGCAATACGCCTGTGCCGACCTCTTTCTGGACACATTCCCATTCAACGCGGGGACCACGGCCAACGACGCGCTCTGGATGGAGTTGCCCCTGCTCACCTACTGTGGGCGCAGCTTTGCCTCGCGCATGGCCGGTGCCCTGCTGACTGCCGCCGGCCTGCCGGAGCTGATCACCTACAACCTGCAGGCGTACGAAGAGAAAGCCGTTGACTTGGCCCACGATCCGGACCATTGCAAGGCGTTGAAGACGCAGCTCGCAGAAGTGAAAAAAAGCGGGGTGCTGTTTAACACTCCGCTTTTTGCGAGAAATCTGGAAGACCGGCTACGCACACTGGTAGCGGGTCTGCAAACCGCATCAGTGCAGTAG